GAAAGAATGTCATTTGTGAAAAACCATTTACTTTAAAACTTTCTGAGTTTACTGAGCTAAGAAACATTGCTAAAAAAAATAAGCTCATTTTGCTTGAAGCGATCACGACGCAGTATTTATCAAATTACTTAGCAATTAAAGAATCCGTTAATCATCTAGGAGATTTGAAAATCATTGAATGTAATTATTCTCAATATTCATCTCGCTATAATGCTTTCAAAAAAGGTGAAATCTTGCCAGCTTTTAATCCTAAAGCAGGTGGAGGAGCATTAATGGACCTAAATATATACAATATCCACTTTGTGGTTGGAATTTTAGGAAAGCCTACTTCGGTCACTTATCTTGCAAACGTTGAGAGGGATATTGATACTTCTGGTATTCTTTTATTAAACTATTCTACCTGTAAAGTAGCATGTATTGGTGCAAAAGACTCGACAGCACCGATACGCACTCTAATTCAAGGCGATAAAGGATCCATTGTATTAAACGGGCCAGCTAACGTATGTGATTCTTTTGTGTTGAATATGAATGATGAGGACAGCCAAATCATCGATAATAAAATCCATCCCCACAGGATGTATGAAGAATTTTGTGAGTTTGCAAGAATGATCAAGGAAAGTGATTACACTAAAGCCGATTATATGTTAGAACAGAGCCAAATTGTGATGGAAATAGTCGAGAAAGCATTAGTTGATGCAGGAATTAAGTTAGGTTAATTTTTAAAAGCCTAAATTTCTAAAAAATCCACTATAACTTATATCTGATTCCATACAACATCATGATTCCTGAAACTGGGCTTGCATACTTAATAAATTTAAAGATACGCAAAAGGCACATCTCCAAAGAATGGAAATGTGCCTTAAAGCCTGTCAAATTAATGATCTGGGTGGGGATTGAACCCACGACCCCCACGCTGTCAACGTGGTGCTCTCCCGCTGAGCTACCAAATCGTATGTAATATTTTGTACACATCAAAACGGTACATTTCTAATTATATTCATATAAAAAAATATGTCAACCTTTTTTGGAATAGGTGACCATAAAATAGAAATAGGGCATTCGATTCTTCAACTTGTTGTGATGATTGTGGTAAAATTTTGCCAAAGCATAAGTCCTTCAAGAAAGGAGTTATTACGTTGGATTATCCACGAGGTACCGTACAGGATTACACCATTTACAGTAAAAAGCTGGCAGAGAATGTGGACTTTCTTGTTTACTTGCCCCCCTCCTTCTCCCATCTTTATAAATATCATGTATTAATTGCTCAGGACGGTGCAGACTATTTTCAGCTTGGAAGAATTGGGAAGTTTGCCGATGAACTGTTGGCGCGCAAGGAAATTGAACGCTTGATCATTGTGGGTCTTCCCTATAAAAACGGGCGTGATCGCCTTGAGAAATACCATCCAGATGGTGAAAAATCTGAGTCCTATCTTCAATTTTTAGTACACGAGCTTGTACCTTTTTTGGATAAGGAATTTCCAACTTACCAAATGGGCATGGGCAGAGCTTTAATTGGCGATTCGTTAGCAGGATATGTATCGTTTCGGGCTGCCCTTCAATTTCCGCACACATTTGGGAAGGTGGCGCTTCAGTCCCCATATGTGACTGAAGATATTCTCGCTTCCTTGCATTCATTTCAACAGCCCCATTTACTTGAAATTTACCATGTTGTCGGCAAAGCTGAGCTATCCGTCAAAACAACAAAGGGCAAGCTGGAGAACTTTATTGGGCCTAATAGAATTTTGGCTAAAGTGCTTAAAGAAAAAGGATTTTCCTATTCCTATCACGAATTTGATGGAGACCACACTTGGACGTATTGGCAGCCAGATCTCGAGCATGCCTTGAAGTTCTTGTTTGGAAGATAATCCATTGCCATTAGGACATTGTCGGAAAAGGGTTTCATTTTTACTTTTGGTATAATAAACTTCATCTACTCGTAATATTGCAGCCTTGAGGTATGCAAGCTTAACAGACATGCTGCTTTATTTTTCCAAAAATGAACGATCCGGGAGGTAATGTTATGAAATTTGGTGTTGCTATTTTCCCATCAAAAAAACTGCAGGATTTAGCGAATTCTTACCGGAAACGGTATGATCCACATTATGCATTAATTTCTCCACATTTAACGTTGAAGGGGCCTTTTGAGGCGTCAGACGCTCAGATGAAGGACATTACGGTCAGATTGGCACAGATTGCAAGTAACAGTAAGCCGTTTTCGCTCCAGGTGTTAAAGGTAAGTTCATTTAAGCCTGTTAATAATGTGATTTATTTTAAAATTAATCCGACTGAAGAACTCCTCCAGCTACATCAACAGCTCCATACTGATTTGATTGGCGATAAGCCAGAATTTAGCTTTGTGCCGCATATTACGATTGGGCAAGAGCTCTCGGATGATGAGCACTCCGATGTTTACGGTTCAATGCGGATGATGAAGATGGAGCACGAGGAGATGGTCGACCGCTTCCATTTACTATATCAGCTTGAAAATGAGTCTTGGACTGTCTATGAAACATTTCGTTTTGGAAAGGAATAAAGAAATGCACACGAAAATTGTCAGCAACGAACAGGAATTACAGGATGCCTATTATGTGCGGAAAACAGTCTTTGTTGAGGAACAAAACGTTCCAGTCGAGGAGGAAATTGATGAACACGAAGGAAGTGCGACGCATTTCGTTCTATATGAAGGTGGTGAGCCGGTTCGGCAGGTCGCTTCCGCGTGCTAGATGGAATCGGGAAGGTCGAACGCATTTGTGTCTTAATGGACTATCGCGGGACTGGTGCAGGTAATGAGGTAATGAACGCAATCGAACAGCATGCTAAAGGGCTTGGGCTTACGAGTCTGAAGCTGAATGCGCAAACGCAAGCGATTCCTTTTTATAGCAAATTAGGGTATGAGGTTGTGTCCGAGGAATTTCTTGATGCAGGAATTCCGCATAAGACGATGAAGAAAATAGTGGAGTAATTAGAACATGCATGGTAGCTGAGAAGCACATGCATGTTTTTTGTTTGCCAACTTTTCTTTCTTTAGCTTGGTTGGAAATTTTGTTATGATTAGCTTTGTATTGCTTTTGGTGTTGTATTCAACTGGGGACGTAATTATGCTTGTCATTCAATATTGGTGAAGAGTTGGAGATACCACATCAAATAGACAGGCGTCCATATAAGTTATAGCGACCTTGTTGATACGAAGTCGTGCATATCAGCTTCGAAACGTGCATATCTCGATTTTTATATGCATATCGAGGTTAAACGTGCATATGTCCAAAAAAGTCGTGCATATATTTTAAAAGTTGTTTCATAAATTTTTTCAAGTCGTTCATATATTTTTTCAATTGAATCATATCCGCTTCCAAACGTGCATATATGACACTACTCGTGCATTTATTTTGTAGAAAAGTCATTATTTTATTAAGAAATTAAGATATTTTCTAAAAACAGCATGCTTTCTGCTAAAAATAACTAAAATTATGTTAAATAATGAGTAGAATTTAGTATTTTTCCGAAACGGGAAACCGTTCAACGACATAAATTCTCAAACGTAACTGCTCTAATTGAAATATTTTTCAATTAGAGGCTACCTAAACCAAACCAGTAGCAATAGCACCTCCCTATAATCTAGTAAAAAGAGGAATCCTCCAATGAAAACTGCAATATTCCATGATGATAAAATCCATTTAAATAAATTGAACCGTGAAGAATACCAGAGAATCTATGAAGCTGGAAAAGAGGTGAACTGGCTTGCCCGAGCTGCGGCGATCAGATGCGGCTTTATTTGGGCATTACGCGGGAACCCCATTTCTTCCATGTTCATCCTAGTTCCGGCCAATGTACAGATTTACCAGAACCCAATCAGGAAGCCCCCGCTCCTACAGAGGAAACAAGCTATATCGAACGAAACGGCTTTCGGGTTCCGGTTTCGCGTTCGATTCAATCAACCCAAACTGCAACCGTAACTCGCGAAACTGTGAAAAAGCTGGCCCGTCCATTGAAGGTGACAAAAACGTTTGTTGCCACACCTGCATTCACACTTGAACAGCATGACCATTCCTATTTAGCTGAACTTGCGCGTCATGGGTTTACACTTGATAAAAGCCAGGCAGAGGCTGTTTCTGATACAGAAGGTCCACTACTTGTTCTTGCCAGAAGCCGGAAGTGGGAAAACGCGTGTGTTAACGGCACGAACCGCATTTATGCTCGTTGAAAAACAGATTCAGCCGAACTCAATTATGCTCGTGACATTTACCGCCAAGGCGGCGGCGGAGATGAAAGAACGATTGACTCGGTATCCGAGCTTGTCTGCAAGAAGTGTGAATCAGCTTGTGACAGGTACTTTTCACAGCATTTTTTACCGGATTCTCTCCTTTCATGCTCGTGAAAAATGGGATTCTCGCAATCTATTGAAAAAGGATTGGCAGAAGGAGCAAATTCTTAAGGAAGCAGGTCGTGAGCTAGAGCTGGATGAGAAAGAGTTTTCCTATGATCTTGCTCTTCAAAAGATCAGCTATTGGAAAAACAATCTTGAGTGGCCAGATACGGTTAAACCAGCCGATGCCTGGGAGGAAAAGGTCGCCATTTTGTATAAGCATTACGAGCAAAGCCTGCGAAACAATCATTTGTTTGATTTTGATGATATGTTAATTGGATGCTATCAGCTGTTTAAGGATGACCCTGCTCTTCTTGAAAACTATCAAACTCGGTTTCAGTATTTTTTAATTGATGAGTTTCAGGATATTAATAAAGTGCAATATGAGCTAATCAAGCTGCTTTCGGCAAGATCGAAAAATGTTTGTGCCGTCGGTGACGATGATCAGTCGATTTACGCATTCCGTGGCAGCGATCCATCTTATCTATTGGAATTTGAATACGATTTTCCAACTGCGCGAATGGTCGTGTTGGATCAGAATTATCGCTCTAGTCACGAAATCGTCTCGGTTGCGAATCAAATTATTAGCCAAAATAAACGGCGCCGTGCGAAAACGATGAATGCACAATACGCTCACTCAGAGGCGCCTGTCTGCTTCTACCCGTACGATGAAGAGGAAGAAGCGACGATGATACTGACAGACATTCTTGAAAAAATCGGCCAAGGTAAACGTCCAAGCGATTTTGCGATCTTGTTCCGAACAAATACCGGAAGCCGAGCTTGCTTTGAACGCCTTGTCCATTCAAGTATTCCGTTTAAAATTGACCAGGATATCGAGTCCTTTTATGAACGTTTTATTGTCAAAGGAATGTTGGCGTTCTTGCAATTAAGCATTAATGAAGATGATCAAAATGCGATTAAAACCATTCTTCCTGCTCTCTTTATCAAGCAATCTGTACTTCAGGATATAAAGGCAGAAAGCATTCTCCAGGATTGCACGCTGCTCGAAGCGTTGGCAAAAATCAAAACATCTTATGCCTTTCAAACTAGGAAACTAAAAAAGCTTGTTCCGATTTTGCGCGGTTTGTCCTCGATGGCACCTGCTGTTGCAATTGAAATGGTGGAAAAAGAGCTGGGCTTTGCGGATTTTGTGAAAAAGCGTGGCAATGAAGGGAATATGCTCGATAAAGGCTCTGATGATGTCCGTGATTTAAAGGTTGCTGCGAAGAACTTTACCAATATCCGTGACTTTCTTGAACACACCGATCACATGAAGGCAATGAATATCGAAATGAAGCGGATTTCTAAATCGGCCCAAGATGCAGTTACTTTAAGCACGATTCACCGCTCAAAAGGTTTAGAATACAATACAGTTTATGTACTAGGGAATGTGGATGGAACGATACCACACGATTATTCGCTTGAATCGCTGCGCGGTGGAGATGCATCTCCATTAGAGGAAGAACGCAGATTGCTATATGTTGCAGTTACGAGGGCGATGGAGCTGCTTTATCTATCGGTACCCCAGCGGTTTCGTGGCAAAAAGGCGAATTCTTCTCGATTTTTAATTTCTTGGAAATAAGGGGTAGTCTCCTGGCATGTTTCACTGTGGTGTTTCCATTTTGTAAGAAATGGAATTCCGAGGTGATGGCTATGGAGGCTACCCTTCTGCTTATCTTGATTTGTTATGAAGTGGCCATTGGTTATTTTTTATTGATCATTTTTGAAATGGAGTTGAAGTCTAGCTGTTTGCCGTCTTTAACGATGGATTGAACAATTTTGTCTTCCATTTCCTTTGAAACTGGCTTGCCGGCAATTTGCGATACCTTGCGGATGACACCTCTTACTGTTTTTTCATCTTTAAAGTTTGCATTTTGTAATGAATTCGCTAAAGCGAAAATATCCTGCATATTCACGCCAGTTTTCTTTTCAACATTTTTAAAGAACCCGTTATCCATAGTGGTAAATCACGCCTCCTTCTTTAACTTCTTTATCTTATGAAAAAAAGACAGGATTGGTGAATGGGTTATGTCATCGTTGTGCTAAACGCTTCGCTTCTTTATTTTACAATAAGAAAGAGGCTGACCTACTATATAGGTTAGCCGCAACGAGTTCTTTGTGATAATAAGAACAATTAGATGCATCACCGATATAGTAGACAACCTCTTCATGTTTGTTCGTTATTGTTATTACCTTGCTATTATTAGTTGTAGAAGCTTGCGCCAACA
The DNA window shown above is from Bacillus sp. T3 and carries:
- a CDS encoding Gfo/Idh/MocA family oxidoreductase, translated to MKLAILGSGQIVTDYLTMAGDLPDTDLVAIFGTEEAIPTMEAMSRKYGIRKIYTAYSECLMDQEIDTLYIGLPNHLHYSFTEEALLRGKNVICEKPFTLKLSEFTELRNIAKKNKLILLEAITTQYLSNYLAIKESVNHLGDLKIIECNYSQYSSRYNAFKKGEILPAFNPKAGGGALMDLNIYNIHFVVGILGKPTSVTYLANVERDIDTSGILLLNYSTCKVACIGAKDSTAPIRTLIQGDKGSIVLNGPANVCDSFVLNMNDEDSQIIDNKIHPHRMYEEFCEFARMIKESDYTKADYMLEQSQIVMEIVEKALVDAGIKLG
- a CDS encoding alpha/beta hydrolase gives rise to the protein MDYPRGTVQDYTIYSKKLAENVDFLVYLPPSFSHLYKYHVLIAQDGADYFQLGRIGKFADELLARKEIERLIIVGLPYKNGRDRLEKYHPDGEKSESYLQFLVHELVPFLDKEFPTYQMGMGRALIGDSLAGYVSFRAALQFPHTFGKVALQSPYVTEDILASLHSFQQPHLLEIYHVVGKAELSVKTTKGKLENFIGPNRILAKVLKEKGFSYSYHEFDGDHTWTYWQPDLEHALKFLFGR
- a CDS encoding YjcG family protein yields the protein MKFGVAIFPSKKLQDLANSYRKRYDPHYALISPHLTLKGPFEASDAQMKDITVRLAQIASNSKPFSLQVLKVSSFKPVNNVIYFKINPTEELLQLHQQLHTDLIGDKPEFSFVPHITIGQELSDDEHSDVYGSMRMMKMEHEEMVDRFHLLYQLENESWTVYETFRFGKE
- a CDS encoding stage VI sporulation protein F, with amino-acid sequence MDNGFFKNVEKKTGVNMQDIFALANSLQNANFKDEKTVRGVIRKVSQIAGKPVSKEMEDKIVQSIVKDGKQLDFNSISKMINKK